A genomic stretch from Mycobacterium malmoense includes:
- a CDS encoding virulence factor Mce family protein — protein MKITGTLVRLSAFSVVLLIFTVMIIVVFGQMRFDRTYGYSAEFANVSGLRQGQFVRASGVEIGKVSSVHLVEGGRRARVEFAVDRAVPLYESTTAQIRYLDLIGNRYLELKRGQGEGAEKVLPPGGFIPLARTAPALDLDALIGGFKPLFRALDPQKVNTIATALVTVFQGQGGTLNDILDQTAQLTTRLGERDQAIGEVITNLNIVLDTTVRHRQQFDQTVNHLEVLITGLKDHGDQLAGGTAHISNAAGTVADLLAEDRALLRKSLNYLDAMQQPLVSQRDQLNDFVHKIPTALNMIGRGIGSYGDFVNFYACDITLKLNGLQSGGPVRTVRLLNQPTGRCTPQ, from the coding sequence ATGAAAATCACCGGTACCCTCGTGCGGCTCAGCGCCTTCTCGGTGGTGCTGTTGATCTTTACCGTGATGATCATCGTGGTGTTCGGTCAGATGCGTTTTGACCGCACCTACGGGTATTCGGCGGAGTTCGCCAATGTCAGCGGTCTGCGACAGGGTCAGTTCGTGCGCGCCTCGGGGGTGGAGATCGGCAAAGTCTCCTCGGTGCATCTGGTCGAGGGCGGTAGGCGGGCGCGGGTGGAGTTCGCCGTGGATCGCGCGGTGCCGCTGTATGAGTCCACGACCGCCCAGATCCGCTACCTGGACCTGATCGGCAACCGCTACCTGGAGCTCAAACGCGGTCAGGGCGAAGGCGCCGAGAAGGTCTTGCCGCCAGGCGGATTCATCCCGCTGGCGCGGACCGCGCCGGCCCTAGATCTGGACGCGCTGATCGGCGGGTTCAAACCCTTGTTTCGGGCGCTGGACCCGCAGAAGGTCAATACCATCGCCACCGCCCTGGTCACGGTGTTTCAGGGTCAGGGCGGCACCCTTAACGACATCTTGGATCAGACCGCGCAACTGACCACACGGCTGGGCGAGCGTGATCAGGCGATCGGTGAGGTGATCACCAACCTCAACATCGTGTTGGACACCACGGTGCGGCATCGCCAGCAGTTCGATCAGACCGTCAACCACCTCGAGGTGCTCATCACCGGGCTCAAAGACCACGGCGATCAGCTGGCGGGGGGGACCGCCCACATCAGCAACGCCGCGGGCACGGTCGCCGATCTGCTGGCCGAAGACCGCGCGCTGTTACGCAAGAGCCTCAACTACCTCGACGCGATGCAGCAGCCGCTCGTCAGCCAGCGCGACCAGCTCAACGACTTCGTCCACAAGATCCCGACCGCGTTGAACATGATCGGACGCGGCATCGGCTCCTACGGCGACTTCGTCAACTTCTACGCCTGCGACATCACGCTCAAGCTCAACGGTCTACAGTCCGGCGGCCCCGTCCGCACCGTCCGGCTCCTCAACCAGCCGACCGGTAGGTGCACGCCGCAATGA
- a CDS encoding MCE family protein has translation MTAPAKINAPRNPPYKLAGIILLVVGALVLVLVYGQFRGDFTPTTRLTMVASRAGLVMDPGSKVTYNGVQIGRVGSISETVRDGRPAAKFSLDVYPRYLELIPANVDADIKATTVFGGKYVSLTTPKNPSPQRITPHTVIDARSVTTEINTLFQTITSIAEKVDPVKLNLTLSAAAQSLAGLGDRFGQSIVNANAILDDVNPRMPQARRDIAQLADLGDTYAAASPDLFDFLNNAVITSRTLNAQQKDLDQALLSAAGFGNTGADIFGRGGPYLARGAADLVPSAQLLDTYSPELFCTIRNYHDAEPKTAVFQGGGNGYSLNAHSELLSALGLLLNPLAAVAGAASVAGSLVGGVVAGAPNPYVYPENLPRVNARGGPGGAPGCWQQITRNLWPAPELVMDTGASIAPYNHLETGSPYALEYVWGRQVGDNTINP, from the coding sequence ATGACAGCACCCGCCAAGATCAATGCCCCGCGCAACCCGCCGTATAAGTTGGCCGGGATCATCTTGCTGGTCGTCGGGGCGCTGGTTTTGGTGTTGGTGTATGGGCAATTCCGGGGTGATTTCACGCCCACGACCCGGTTGACGATGGTGGCCTCGCGGGCGGGGTTGGTGATGGATCCGGGCTCGAAGGTCACCTATAACGGGGTGCAGATCGGCCGGGTGGGTTCTATCTCGGAGACCGTGCGCGATGGACGGCCGGCGGCCAAGTTCAGCCTGGACGTCTACCCGCGATACCTGGAGTTGATTCCGGCCAATGTGGATGCCGATATCAAGGCGACCACGGTGTTCGGCGGTAAGTATGTGTCGTTGACGACGCCGAAAAACCCGTCCCCGCAACGCATTACCCCGCACACCGTGATTGATGCGAGGTCGGTGACCACCGAGATCAACACGTTGTTTCAGACCATCACCTCGATCGCGGAAAAGGTGGATCCGGTCAAGTTGAACCTGACGCTGTCGGCGGCCGCGCAGTCGCTGGCCGGGCTCGGTGATCGGTTCGGGCAGTCGATCGTTAACGCCAACGCGATCCTCGATGATGTCAATCCGCGGATGCCGCAGGCCCGCCGCGACATTGCGCAGTTGGCGGATCTGGGTGACACCTACGCCGCCGCCTCACCGGATCTGTTCGACTTCCTCAACAACGCGGTGATCACCTCGCGCACCCTTAACGCGCAGCAAAAGGATCTCGATCAGGCGTTGTTGTCGGCGGCCGGGTTCGGCAACACCGGCGCCGACATCTTCGGCCGCGGCGGACCGTATCTGGCGCGCGGCGCCGCCGACCTGGTGCCCTCGGCCCAACTGCTGGACACCTACAGCCCGGAGCTGTTCTGCACCATCCGCAACTACCACGACGCCGAACCCAAGACCGCCGTGTTCCAAGGCGGCGGCAATGGCTACTCGTTAAATGCCCATAGCGAGCTGCTGTCGGCGCTGGGTCTGCTGCTGAACCCCCTGGCAGCGGTAGCCGGAGCGGCATCGGTAGCCGGATCGCTAGTCGGCGGCGTCGTAGCCGGTGCGCCGAATCCTTATGTCTATCCGGAGAATTTGCCGCGGGTGAACGCCCGCGGTGGACCGGGAGGCGCCCCGGGGTGCTGGCAGCAGATCACTCGTAATCTGTGGCCGGCACCCGAATTGGTGATGGACACCGGCGCCAGCATTGCGCCGTATAACCATCTGGAGACCGGTTCGCCGTATGCGCTCGAGTATGTCTGGGGCCGCCAAGTCGGGGATAACACGATCAACCCATGA
- a CDS encoding MlaE family ABC transporter permease gives MSTTAVLRARFPRAAENLNHYGGAAGRGLDQTGQLAWFTAISIGHIPNALRSYRKETLRLIAQIGMGTGAMAVLGGTVAIVSFVTLSGSSLVAIQGFASLGNIGLETFTGFLAAMVNVRIAGPVVTGIAMAATVGAGATAELGAMRISEEIDALEVMGINAISFLASTRIMAGLVVIIPLYALATIMSFLSPQVVTTLLYGQSNGTYDHYFRTFLRPNDVFWSFVEIILITAIVMITHCFYGYNAGGGPVGVGEAVGRSMRFSLASVQVVVLLFALALYGVNPNFALTV, from the coding sequence ATGTCGACCACCGCCGTGTTGCGCGCCCGCTTCCCCCGAGCGGCCGAAAACCTCAACCACTACGGCGGGGCTGCAGGCCGGGGACTGGACCAGACGGGCCAGTTAGCCTGGTTCACCGCGATCAGCATCGGCCACATCCCCAATGCGCTCCGGAGCTACCGCAAGGAGACGCTGCGGCTGATCGCCCAGATCGGCATGGGCACCGGCGCGATGGCCGTCCTCGGCGGCACCGTGGCGATCGTCAGTTTTGTGACCCTGTCGGGTAGCTCGCTGGTCGCCATCCAGGGCTTCGCCTCGCTGGGCAACATCGGTCTCGAAACTTTCACCGGGTTCCTGGCCGCAATGGTCAACGTGCGCATCGCCGGCCCCGTCGTCACCGGCATCGCGATGGCCGCCACGGTCGGTGCCGGGGCGACCGCGGAGTTGGGGGCGATGCGGATCAGCGAGGAGATCGACGCCCTGGAAGTGATGGGCATCAACGCGATTTCATTTCTTGCCTCCACCCGAATTATGGCCGGGCTGGTGGTGATCATCCCGCTCTACGCGCTGGCAACGATCATGTCGTTTCTGTCCCCGCAAGTCGTCACCACCTTGTTGTATGGCCAGTCCAACGGCACTTATGACCACTATTTCCGCACGTTTTTGCGGCCCAACGACGTGTTCTGGTCGTTCGTGGAAATCATCCTCATCACCGCAATCGTGATGATCACCCACTGTTTCTACGGGTATAACGCGGGCGGCGGGCCGGTCGGTGTGGGTGAGGCCGTCGGCCGGTCAATGCGCTTCTCGCTGGCATCAGTGCAAGTCGTCGTCCTGCTGTTCGCGTTGGCGCTTTACGGCGTCAACCCCAACTTCGCGCTCACGGTGTAG
- a CDS encoding MlaE family ABC transporter permease: MPSTSTSPRGPYLVGYLRDQLQTPLTLVGGFFRMCVLTGKALFRWPFQWREFILQCWFIMRVASLPTIMVTIPLTVLLIFTLNILLIQFGAADLSGAGAALGAVTQLGPLTTVLVVAGAGSTAICADLGARTIREEIDAMEVLGIDPIHRLVVPRVVAATVVSTLLNGLVITVGLVGGYLFGVYLQNVSGGAYLATLTTITGLPEVVIAIAKAAMFGLIAGLVGCFRGLTVRGGSKGLGTAVNETVVLCVVALYAVNVVLTTIGVRFGTGH; this comes from the coding sequence ATGCCTTCAACGTCGACGAGTCCTCGGGGCCCCTACCTGGTTGGTTATCTGCGTGATCAGCTGCAGACGCCGCTGACCCTCGTCGGTGGGTTTTTCCGGATGTGTGTGCTGACTGGAAAAGCGTTGTTCCGCTGGCCCTTTCAGTGGCGCGAGTTCATCTTGCAGTGCTGGTTCATCATGCGGGTGGCGTCGCTGCCGACCATCATGGTCACGATTCCGCTGACCGTCTTGCTGATCTTCACGCTGAATATCCTGTTGATCCAGTTCGGTGCCGCCGACCTCTCCGGCGCCGGTGCGGCGCTCGGCGCGGTCACCCAGTTGGGCCCGTTGACCACGGTGTTGGTGGTGGCCGGCGCGGGGTCGACGGCGATCTGCGCGGATTTGGGTGCGCGCACCATCCGCGAGGAGATCGACGCGATGGAGGTGTTGGGCATCGACCCGATTCACCGGCTGGTGGTGCCCCGGGTGGTCGCCGCGACCGTGGTTTCCACACTGCTGAACGGCTTGGTGATCACGGTCGGTCTGGTGGGCGGCTACCTGTTCGGGGTGTATCTGCAAAACGTGTCGGGCGGGGCGTATCTGGCCACCCTGACCACCATCACCGGCCTGCCCGAGGTGGTCATCGCCATCGCCAAGGCCGCGATGTTCGGCCTGATCGCGGGGCTGGTCGGCTGTTTTCGCGGGCTGACCGTGCGTGGGGGCTCCAAGGGGCTGGGCACCGCGGTCAACGAGACCGTCGTGTTGTGCGTGGTCGCGCTGTATGCGGTCAACGTGGTGTTGACCACGATCGGTGTGCGATTCGGAACGGGGCACTGA
- a CDS encoding fumarylacetoacetate hydrolase family protein: MRWVTFDLDGSDRVGVVRDSQIHALGAGVNLVDLIGGGAEALREVGEHALAEPDAVVALNDVVLRAPIPKPPSIRDFLCFLEHMRNCQVAAGRERTLHDRWYEIPAFYFACPATVLGPFDDVYMAPGSTWFDFELEIGAVIGPGGIDLTPEQAQDHIVGYMIYNDWSARDLQLAETVLAIGQGKSKDCALTLGPYLVTADELVGFQRDGRLALNVTARVNDRVVGTGTTADMDWSFSEVISYASRGVELRPGDIFGSGTVPTCTLVEHLRLDDLAGFSGWLRDGDTVTLEVEGLGALRQAVRRYPRPVAALAPRHNPDARIPHRPPNPAPARKVPYTKGLHDLGADIWAWLAPDGGYGWSNAGLVAGDGASLLVDTLFDLHLTREMLEAMAPITDRHPLRWAVMTHSNGDHTHGNQLLDKAVRIVAAEGTDTEMRHEPAPELLRVATLADLGPALTPYLKDRFGPFDFSGVDLRFADETFDRELVLDVGGRSVRVLNLGPAHTAADSVVHVPDAGVLFAGDLLFIGGTPVVWEGPISNWVTACDTMIGLDAEIVVPGHGPVTDADGIRAVRDYLSFIKEYAEIAHRKGQTFIEAADSIDLGEYAKWLDAERIVTNLYQHYRYLDPTLPELGVIQLMGLQAEWIAKHGS, encoded by the coding sequence ATGCGCTGGGTGACGTTCGACCTTGACGGTTCCGATCGGGTTGGCGTGGTGCGCGACAGTCAAATTCACGCGCTGGGCGCCGGCGTCAACCTGGTTGACCTGATCGGTGGCGGTGCGGAAGCCCTACGCGAAGTGGGTGAACATGCGCTGGCAGAGCCCGACGCCGTCGTTGCACTCAACGACGTCGTGCTGCGGGCCCCGATCCCCAAACCGCCGTCGATCCGCGACTTCTTGTGCTTTCTCGAGCACATGCGCAACTGCCAGGTTGCCGCCGGGCGCGAGCGAACCCTGCACGACCGGTGGTATGAGATTCCGGCCTTCTACTTCGCCTGTCCCGCAACGGTCCTGGGGCCCTTCGACGACGTCTACATGGCTCCGGGCAGCACCTGGTTTGACTTCGAGCTCGAAATCGGGGCGGTCATCGGCCCGGGCGGTATCGACCTCACGCCCGAGCAGGCGCAGGACCACATCGTCGGCTACATGATCTACAACGACTGGTCCGCCCGGGATTTGCAGCTCGCCGAGACGGTGCTGGCGATCGGGCAGGGCAAGAGCAAGGACTGCGCACTGACGCTGGGACCCTATCTCGTCACCGCGGACGAACTCGTCGGCTTTCAACGCGACGGCCGCCTCGCGCTGAACGTGACGGCGCGGGTCAACGATCGCGTGGTGGGCACCGGCACCACCGCCGACATGGATTGGTCGTTCTCCGAGGTGATTTCGTATGCCTCCCGGGGTGTGGAACTGCGGCCCGGTGACATCTTCGGCTCGGGCACCGTGCCAACGTGCACGCTGGTCGAACACCTCCGGCTCGACGATCTCGCCGGATTCTCCGGATGGCTGCGCGACGGCGACACCGTCACCCTCGAGGTCGAAGGCCTGGGTGCGCTTCGCCAGGCGGTGCGCCGATACCCCCGCCCGGTCGCCGCCCTTGCCCCGCGCCACAATCCCGACGCGCGGATACCTCATCGGCCTCCCAACCCGGCCCCGGCCCGAAAAGTGCCCTACACCAAGGGACTACACGATCTCGGCGCCGATATCTGGGCGTGGCTGGCGCCCGACGGCGGCTACGGCTGGAGCAACGCGGGACTCGTTGCCGGCGACGGGGCGTCGCTGCTGGTCGACACCCTGTTCGACTTGCACCTGACCCGCGAAATGTTGGAGGCGATGGCACCGATCACCGATCGCCATCCGCTGCGTTGGGCGGTCATGACCCACTCGAACGGCGATCACACTCATGGGAATCAGCTGCTGGACAAGGCGGTTCGTATTGTGGCCGCCGAGGGAACCGACACCGAGATGCGTCACGAACCGGCGCCGGAGTTGCTGCGCGTCGCCACCCTCGCCGATCTCGGTCCCGCCTTGACGCCCTATCTCAAGGATCGCTTCGGTCCCTTCGACTTCTCCGGGGTAGACCTGCGATTCGCCGACGAGACCTTCGACCGCGAACTGGTACTGGACGTCGGCGGGCGCAGCGTTCGCGTCCTGAACCTGGGCCCGGCGCATACCGCCGCCGACTCGGTGGTGCATGTGCCCGATGCCGGGGTGCTCTTCGCCGGGGACTTGTTGTTCATCGGCGGCACCCCGGTCGTCTGGGAGGGGCCGATCAGCAATTGGGTCACCGCCTGCGACACCATGATCGGGCTCGACGCCGAGATCGTCGTGCCCGGGCACGGTCCCGTCACCGACGCCGATGGCATCCGCGCCGTTCGCGACTACCTGAGCTTCATCAAGGAGTACGCGGAGATAGCACACCGCAAAGGGCAAACATTCATCGAAGCGGCCGATTCCATCGACCTCGGTGAATACGCGAAATGGCTCGACGCCGAGCGGATCGTCACCAACCTTTACCAGCACTACCGCTACCTCGACCCAACCTTGCCGGAACTGGGCGTGATCCAGCTGATGGGGCTGCAGGCCGAGTGGATCGCCAAGCACGGCAGCTGA
- a CDS encoding TetR/AcrR family transcriptional regulator, whose protein sequence is MPTRRADTSAESRQLLMRAAAEVIGERGFRRATIAEIAERAGISRGSIPWHFGNKEGLLAAVIEQFIDDVADRFVVNEPGSAREIAGALDAAMLFVQVPEIRWLIMVIAEAIEEDSSLAPWYAKLHEAMRAQIRGWVRPEHLPDGVTPDGWAIVVMAAVMGIHQQWRISPDAVDLNHAASTLETLVLSSLRSPTRSRSGPRARR, encoded by the coding sequence GTGCCGACTCGTCGTGCAGACACCAGCGCCGAAAGCCGGCAACTGCTCATGCGTGCGGCGGCCGAGGTTATCGGCGAACGAGGATTTCGCCGGGCGACCATCGCCGAGATTGCCGAGCGCGCCGGGATCAGCCGCGGATCGATCCCGTGGCACTTCGGCAACAAGGAGGGGCTGTTGGCCGCGGTGATCGAGCAGTTCATCGACGACGTGGCCGACAGGTTCGTCGTCAACGAGCCGGGGTCGGCGCGCGAGATTGCCGGCGCTCTGGATGCCGCCATGCTCTTTGTGCAGGTGCCCGAGATCCGTTGGCTGATCATGGTTATCGCCGAGGCGATCGAGGAGGATTCCTCACTGGCTCCGTGGTATGCCAAACTCCACGAGGCGATGCGCGCCCAGATTCGGGGCTGGGTGCGTCCCGAGCATCTTCCCGATGGCGTCACGCCAGACGGGTGGGCGATCGTCGTTATGGCCGCGGTGATGGGAATCCACCAGCAGTGGCGGATTTCTCCTGACGCCGTGGACCTGAATCACGCCGCATCGACGTTGGAGACGCTGGTGCTGTCCTCGTTGCGCTCGCCAACTCGATCCCGGTCCGGCCCGCGGGCCAGGCGTTAG
- a CDS encoding AMP-binding protein, producing the protein MRVIDYFDKGVALEPGRPLAVGEDLTLTFQQGQDLSWGIARVLYAQGFQLGDGVAVLAPNDPRTFAVMLGLWRAGGTWIPLNAGNPPAASAEYVRYTKPRWLFFHSSYAEQADALQRAAPGLRRPVCIDDLDAFISAGTGTDIPDWSDPFGAPDAVMALMPTGGTTGAAKGVVVRNRHFTAMTELALANWPRANDPVNLMVTPITHAAGLTALVLASIGSTTVVHNGFEPHAVLEAIEAHRVSHLFLPPTAYYALLDSAASGNYDTSSLRMLLLAASPVSPQKLARGVEAFGPCLCQCYGQVEAPMMISYLDPHTVTRAVAGEHPERLASAGRATLSTIVATMDEDGRLLEVGERGEIVVRGGLVVSEYHDMPEATAQVRQHGWHHTGDVGYLDGDGFLYIVDRKKDMVVTGGVNVFTAEVEAAILARQDVLECAVIGVPDDKWGEMVTAVVVPARGREPSEGAVIDSVRGALGSVAAPKRVHFTDALPKTPAGKIDKKAIRARWWAGRDRQVG; encoded by the coding sequence GTGCGCGTCATCGACTACTTCGATAAGGGTGTCGCCCTCGAGCCCGGCCGGCCGCTGGCCGTCGGCGAGGACCTCACGTTGACGTTCCAACAGGGGCAGGACCTGTCATGGGGAATCGCTCGGGTGCTTTATGCCCAGGGCTTCCAACTCGGCGATGGCGTCGCCGTACTTGCGCCCAACGACCCGCGCACCTTCGCGGTGATGCTCGGTCTGTGGCGCGCGGGCGGGACGTGGATCCCGCTCAATGCCGGTAACCCGCCCGCGGCGTCGGCCGAGTACGTGCGCTACACCAAACCCCGCTGGCTGTTTTTCCATTCCAGTTACGCCGAGCAAGCCGACGCCCTACAGCGGGCCGCTCCCGGCCTGCGGCGACCGGTCTGCATCGACGATCTCGACGCATTCATCAGCGCGGGAACGGGCACCGATATCCCGGATTGGAGCGATCCATTCGGCGCCCCCGATGCTGTGATGGCGCTGATGCCCACCGGTGGCACGACCGGTGCGGCCAAAGGTGTTGTGGTACGCAACCGTCACTTCACGGCGATGACAGAGTTAGCATTGGCGAACTGGCCGCGGGCCAACGATCCGGTCAATCTTATGGTCACGCCGATCACGCATGCCGCCGGCCTCACCGCGCTGGTTTTGGCCAGCATCGGTTCAACAACGGTCGTGCACAACGGTTTTGAACCGCACGCCGTTCTGGAGGCCATTGAGGCGCATCGGGTAAGTCACCTCTTTCTGCCGCCCACGGCGTATTACGCATTACTCGACAGCGCCGCCTCCGGGAATTACGACACCTCAAGCCTGCGCATGCTCTTGTTGGCGGCCTCGCCGGTTTCGCCCCAGAAGCTTGCGCGGGGCGTGGAGGCTTTCGGCCCCTGCCTCTGTCAGTGTTACGGACAGGTCGAAGCCCCGATGATGATCTCCTATCTGGATCCCCACACCGTCACGCGGGCGGTGGCGGGCGAACATCCCGAACGTCTCGCCAGTGCGGGGCGGGCGACGCTCTCGACGATTGTCGCCACGATGGACGAGGACGGACGGCTGCTCGAGGTCGGTGAGCGCGGGGAGATCGTCGTCCGTGGCGGGCTGGTGGTCAGCGAATACCACGACATGCCCGAGGCCACGGCGCAGGTTCGACAACACGGCTGGCACCATACGGGCGACGTCGGCTACCTCGACGGGGACGGCTTTCTCTACATCGTGGACCGGAAGAAGGACATGGTCGTCACGGGCGGCGTCAATGTCTTCACCGCCGAGGTCGAGGCCGCGATTTTGGCCAGGCAAGATGTGCTCGAGTGTGCGGTCATCGGGGTGCCCGACGATAAATGGGGCGAGATGGTTACCGCGGTCGTGGTGCCCGCCCGGGGCCGCGAGCCCAGCGAGGGCGCGGTCATCGACTCCGTCAGGGGCGCGCTTGGCAGTGTCGCCGCCCCCAAACGCGTCCACTTCACCGATGCGCTTCCCAAGACTCCCGCCGGCAAGATCGACAAGAAGGCCATTCGGGCGCGGTGGTGGGCCGGACGCGACCGCCAGGTTGGCTAA
- a CDS encoding lipid-transfer protein, with translation MTQRALVAGVGMIRFTTPSRSETYQVMAENATRAALADAAVEYSSVRQAYVGYVYGDSTSGQAALYGLGQTGIPIVNVNNNCSTGSTALWLARQAIEAGVADCVLALGFEQMQRGALGSMWTDRPSPFTRFDDVTRAAQGWDDAAPMAAQYFGGAGRQYADKYGTDPATFAHISVKARRHAKNNPYAVFRDEVTVEEVLASPHIYGPLTRLQCCPPTCGAAAAVLVSSEFARRHGLSPRVAIKAQAMTTDFPSTFAGADMIKVVGYDMAKAAADQVYETSGVAPEDIRVVELHDCFTANELLTYEGLGLTPEGTAEKFILDGDNTYGGRVVTNPSGGLLSKGHPLGATGLAQCAELVWQLRGQAGARQVDDVSVALQHNIGLGGAAVVTLYEKVG, from the coding sequence ATGACCCAGCGCGCTTTGGTGGCCGGTGTCGGGATGATTCGGTTCACCACGCCCAGTCGTAGTGAGACCTACCAGGTAATGGCCGAGAACGCGACGCGGGCGGCATTGGCCGACGCGGCGGTCGAATACTCCTCGGTGCGCCAGGCCTATGTGGGCTATGTGTATGGGGACTCGACATCGGGGCAGGCCGCGCTGTACGGACTGGGGCAGACCGGCATCCCGATCGTCAACGTCAACAACAACTGCTCAACCGGGTCGACGGCGCTGTGGCTGGCGCGGCAGGCCATCGAGGCCGGTGTCGCCGACTGCGTCCTGGCGTTGGGCTTCGAGCAGATGCAGCGCGGCGCGCTGGGATCGATGTGGACCGACCGCCCCAGCCCATTCACCCGCTTCGACGACGTCACCCGCGCCGCGCAGGGGTGGGACGATGCCGCGCCGATGGCCGCCCAGTACTTCGGCGGCGCCGGGCGCCAGTACGCCGATAAGTACGGCACCGATCCCGCGACCTTCGCGCACATCTCGGTCAAGGCGCGCCGGCACGCAAAGAACAATCCCTACGCGGTCTTTCGCGACGAGGTGACCGTCGAGGAAGTGCTGGCGTCGCCGCACATCTATGGACCGCTGACCAGGCTGCAGTGCTGCCCGCCGACCTGCGGTGCCGCCGCCGCGGTGCTGGTCAGCTCGGAGTTCGCCCGCAGGCACGGGCTTTCCCCACGGGTCGCCATCAAGGCTCAGGCGATGACGACGGACTTTCCGTCCACGTTCGCCGGCGCAGACATGATCAAGGTCGTGGGCTACGACATGGCCAAGGCCGCCGCCGATCAGGTCTACGAAACCTCCGGTGTCGCACCGGAAGACATCCGGGTGGTGGAACTGCACGACTGCTTTACCGCCAACGAGTTGCTCACGTACGAGGGTCTCGGCCTAACCCCGGAGGGCACCGCGGAGAAGTTCATCCTCGACGGCGACAACACCTACGGAGGCCGGGTGGTGACCAACCCGTCGGGCGGGCTGCTGTCCAAGGGGCATCCCCTCGGGGCGACCGGCCTCGCCCAGTGCGCCGAATTGGTGTGGCAGCTGCGCGGACAGGCCGGCGCACGCCAGGTCGACGACGTCAGCGTGGCGCTGCAACACAACATCGGTCTCGGCGGAGCGGCCGTGGTGACCCTCTACGAAAAAGTGGGCTGA
- a CDS encoding MaoC family dehydratase N-terminal domain-containing protein, with protein MAIDTSVIGTALPTATLTVDRGRLRFFAKAIGETDPIYADVDTAKAAGHQDIPAPPTFLFSVELENPDPFAFLASLGVDLRMVLHGEQSFTYHAIAYPGDELVASPRITDVYAKKGGALEFVVRDTTITRADGAPIADLRSVIVVQNPGVAP; from the coding sequence GTGGCAATCGACACGAGCGTCATCGGGACCGCGCTGCCCACCGCAACGCTCACCGTCGACCGAGGGCGGCTGCGGTTCTTCGCCAAGGCGATCGGGGAGACGGATCCGATCTATGCCGACGTCGACACCGCCAAGGCCGCTGGGCACCAGGACATTCCGGCGCCACCCACCTTCCTGTTCTCGGTCGAGCTGGAGAATCCGGACCCGTTCGCGTTCCTGGCATCGCTGGGCGTCGACCTGCGGATGGTCCTGCACGGCGAGCAGTCCTTCACCTATCACGCCATCGCCTATCCCGGCGACGAACTCGTCGCCAGCCCCCGCATCACCGACGTCTACGCGAAAAAGGGTGGGGCGCTGGAGTTCGTCGTCAGGGACACCACGATCACCCGCGCCGACGGGGCACCCATCGCCGATCTGCGATCGGTCATCGTCGTCCAAAACCCAGGGGTGGCACCATGA
- a CDS encoding MaoC family dehydratase codes for MTLAESVAVGAELPPLKAAPISRLTLALFAGASGDHNPMHVDLDAAKSVGLPDVFAHGMLSMAYLGRLLTNWVPQRQIRSYRVRFVAITPVRGEPTCTGRVTRIDDVDGERRATVELAVRLPDGTTTLTGDAVVAI; via the coding sequence ATGACTCTCGCGGAATCCGTGGCGGTGGGCGCCGAGCTGCCGCCGCTCAAGGCCGCGCCGATCTCGCGGCTGACGTTGGCGCTGTTCGCCGGGGCCTCCGGCGATCACAACCCGATGCACGTGGACCTCGACGCCGCCAAGTCGGTCGGCCTGCCGGACGTTTTCGCACACGGAATGCTGTCCATGGCCTACCTCGGCCGGCTGCTGACCAACTGGGTGCCCCAGCGGCAAATCCGCTCCTATCGCGTCCGGTTTGTCGCCATCACCCCGGTGCGCGGGGAACCGACCTGCACCGGCCGGGTGACACGCATCGACGATGTCGACGGCGAACGGCGAGCCACGGTCGAACTGGCCGTGCGCCTGCCCGACGGCACCACCACTCTGACCGGCGATGCCGTCGTCGCGATCTAG